In Fimbriimonadales bacterium, a genomic segment contains:
- a CDS encoding GYD domain-containing protein, which yields MQTYVMLTRLSPEAVKNPKTLTDLEKAVVEKIEKECPEVKWVSSYAILGPCDYLDIFTAPDSETAAKVAVIVRTFGHATTEIWNATEWQRFKSIVQGIG from the coding sequence ATGCAAACCTATGTGATGCTCACTCGGCTTTCTCCCGAGGCAGTGAAAAACCCGAAGACTCTTACTGACCTCGAAAAAGCCGTCGTCGAAAAAATCGAAAAAGAATGCCCGGAGGTGAAGTGGGTTTCGAGTTACGCAATTCTGGGTCCTTGTGACTATCTCGATATTTTCACTGCGCCTGATTCTGAGACTGCCGCGAAGGTTGCCGTTATCGTGCGAACTTTCGGGCATGCAACGACGGAAATTTGGAATGCCACAGAGTGGCAACGCTTCAAATCTATCGTCCAAGGGATAGGCTGA
- a CDS encoding archease: MSEPRWEHFSHEADIGVRGIAPSLNQAFEQAALALTAVITDPNDVAQETCVEIQCSAPDKELLLFEWLNALVYEMSIRNMIFGKYEVEIHDSALSAKAWGENIKVEKHHPAVEIKGATYTALRVKQDENGLWIAECVVDV; encoded by the coding sequence GTGTCTGAACCACGCTGGGAGCATTTTTCGCACGAAGCTGACATCGGAGTACGAGGAATTGCCCCAAGCCTAAATCAGGCTTTCGAACAAGCCGCCCTCGCACTGACTGCGGTGATTACCGACCCGAACGATGTTGCCCAAGAGACGTGCGTTGAAATACAGTGTAGCGCACCTGATAAAGAACTTCTTCTTTTCGAATGGCTCAATGCGTTGGTTTATGAAATGTCTATCCGGAACATGATATTCGGGAAATACGAAGTGGAAATTCATGACAGTGCGCTTAGCGCAAAGGCATGGGGCGAAAACATTAAAGTAGAAAAACATCACCCAGCTGTCGAGATAAAAGGCGCGACGTACACCGCTCTGCGGGTGAAACAAGACGAAAATGGCCTTTGGATTGCCGAATGCGTCGTAGACGTATAA
- a CDS encoding RtcB family protein has translation MELEKLKQVGENEWMIEPHGKMRVPGIIFATEELVRAMDNKVYEQVVNVATLPGIQKASMAMPDAHWGYGFPVGGVAAFDPKEGGVVSAGGVGFDISCGVRCLQTGLKRKQLEQIKYQLADTLFRDIPAGLGSTGKIRLDDVELNRMLQGGAQWAVERGFGKPEDLERIEERGKVPGAVPANVSEKAKNRMRDEVGTLGSGNHYLEVQEVAEIYHPAVAKAFGIEEGDIVVSIHCGSRGLGHQIGTDYLREMLQAAQRYGIELPDRELACAPITSPEGEKYLGAMRAAINVALANRQVITHLARKAFSEVVPNAELRLLYDVSHNTCKVERHKVDGEMKEVYIHRKGATRAWGPGHPDLPPVFRDIGQPVLIGGSMGTCSYILVGTAKGMELSFGSSCHGAGRSMSRSQALKKWKGQEVVRELEARGILIRSPSMRGVAEEAPEAYKDVSEVVEAADKANISKTVAKLVPIITIKG, from the coding sequence ATGGAACTCGAAAAATTAAAACAAGTCGGCGAAAATGAGTGGATGATTGAACCGCATGGAAAAATGCGGGTTCCGGGCATTATTTTTGCAACCGAAGAACTCGTTCGCGCAATGGACAATAAGGTTTACGAACAAGTCGTAAATGTAGCAACGTTGCCCGGAATTCAAAAAGCATCCATGGCTATGCCCGACGCGCATTGGGGATATGGTTTTCCGGTTGGAGGAGTAGCCGCTTTCGATCCGAAAGAGGGGGGTGTCGTTTCCGCTGGAGGTGTCGGCTTCGATATCTCTTGCGGGGTTCGATGCTTGCAAACGGGTCTAAAAAGAAAACAACTCGAGCAAATCAAATACCAGTTGGCGGACACTTTGTTCCGTGACATCCCTGCCGGACTCGGAAGCACGGGAAAAATTCGTCTGGATGACGTCGAACTAAACAGAATGCTCCAAGGTGGTGCGCAATGGGCGGTAGAGCGCGGTTTCGGAAAGCCTGAAGATTTAGAACGCATCGAAGAACGCGGAAAAGTTCCTGGTGCAGTGCCGGCGAATGTTTCCGAAAAAGCGAAGAACCGTATGCGTGATGAAGTCGGCACTCTCGGTTCTGGAAACCATTATCTGGAAGTTCAAGAGGTCGCTGAAATTTATCATCCAGCGGTTGCAAAAGCCTTCGGCATCGAAGAGGGAGATATTGTGGTGAGCATTCATTGCGGTTCGCGTGGTCTCGGGCATCAAATTGGAACGGATTATTTGCGAGAAATGCTTCAAGCGGCGCAAAGATACGGAATCGAATTGCCGGACCGCGAGTTGGCTTGCGCTCCGATTACCTCTCCGGAAGGAGAAAAATATTTAGGTGCAATGCGTGCAGCGATTAACGTTGCGTTAGCAAATCGCCAAGTGATAACGCATTTAGCGAGAAAAGCGTTTTCGGAAGTTGTACCGAACGCAGAATTGCGTTTGCTTTACGACGTTTCACACAACACTTGTAAAGTGGAGCGGCATAAAGTAGACGGTGAGATGAAAGAGGTTTATATTCATCGCAAAGGCGCAACGCGCGCATGGGGACCAGGTCATCCTGATTTACCACCCGTTTTTAGAGACATCGGGCAACCGGTTTTGATCGGAGGTTCGATGGGTACATGTTCATACATTCTCGTCGGCACTGCAAAGGGAATGGAATTGTCGTTCGGCTCTTCCTGCCATGGTGCCGGGCGCAGTATGAGTCGTTCTCAGGCTTTGAAAAAATGGAAGGGTCAAGAAGTCGTAAGAGAACTCGAGGCACGCGGTATTTTGATTCGCAGCCCTTCGATGCGCGGAGTCGCTGAGGAAGCGCCAGAGGCTTATAAAGATGTGAGCGAAGTCGTGGAAGCCGCAGATAAAGCGAACATCTCCAAAACAGTCGCAAAGTTAGTTCCAATAATCACGATCAAAGGATGA